From one Enterococcus sp. DIV2402 genomic stretch:
- a CDS encoding NAD(+)--rifampin ADP-ribosyltransferase encodes MSNYIYFTATLEAAKWGSELAADTGQERIYLVEPLGNFENDPNLTDKRFPSNPTRSYRSKSPLKIVGELAV; translated from the coding sequence ATCTCTAATTATATCTATTTCACAGCCACTTTAGAGGCAGCTAAATGGGGCTCAGAATTAGCTGCCGATACTGGACAAGAGAGAATCTATCTTGTTGAACCGTTAGGTAATTTTGAAAATGATCCAAATCTAACAGATAAACGATTCCCCAGCAACCCTACTCGTTCCTATCGCTCTAAGAGTCCGTTAAAAATTGTAGGAGAACTTGCTGTTTGA
- a CDS encoding helix-turn-helix transcriptional regulator, with product MKIDRHMGIISYLIDKQKATAKELASLFNVSVRTIMRDIDDLTLAGIPLYVAQGKNGGIFMMENFKSDKPPLTTIELSSIETSLKSRYQVLGDNSTFNAILKLNKTKLNSDFEIDLSLSQGNLELRKIVFQLLNSIRKNIRITFEYINSKGEPSKRNCEPYRIVYKDRSWYLDAYDNNKKRFSVYKIARISGIVFHEVFEKRDFTPIPYDGGTWVNKDKIPVTLYVNKIVIDRFIELIGNNSIKKIDNDIYEVIYPLHDNEWGYNVLLGYGKYVKVILPEIFKNNFVLYIDNIREQYSK from the coding sequence ATGAAAATTGACCGACACATGGGAATAATCTCTTATTTGATTGATAAACAAAAAGCAACTGCTAAAGAATTAGCCTCTTTATTCAATGTGAGTGTTAGGACTATAATGAGAGATATAGACGATTTGACACTAGCAGGAATCCCGTTGTATGTAGCACAAGGAAAAAATGGTGGAATTTTTATGATGGAAAATTTCAAGTCAGACAAACCTCCATTAACTACTATAGAATTAAGCTCTATAGAAACTAGCTTAAAGAGTAGATATCAAGTCTTAGGAGATAATTCAACATTTAATGCTATACTAAAACTAAACAAAACAAAATTAAATTCAGACTTTGAAATTGATTTATCTTTATCCCAAGGAAACTTGGAACTGCGTAAAATTGTATTTCAATTACTTAATTCAATCAGAAAAAATATAAGGATTACTTTTGAGTATATCAATTCTAAAGGGGAGCCATCAAAAAGAAATTGTGAACCCTATCGAATAGTTTATAAAGATAGAAGTTGGTATTTAGATGCGTATGATAACAATAAAAAGCGATTTAGTGTTTATAAAATAGCTAGAATATCTGGTATAGTTTTTCATGAGGTCTTTGAAAAGAGAGATTTTACTCCTATACCTTATGATGGTGGAACATGGGTGAATAAAGACAAAATTCCTGTTACTCTCTACGTAAATAAAATAGTGATTGATAGATTTATAGAATTAATAGGGAATAATTCTATTAAAAAAATTGATAATGACATTTATGAGGTTATCTATCCATTACATGACAACGAATGGGGATATAATGTCTTGTTAGGATATGGAAAATACGTTAAAGTAATTTTACCTGAAATTTTTAAAAATAATTTCGTTCTATATATTGATAATATTAGAGAACAGTATTCGAAATAA
- a CDS encoding effector binding domain-containing protein, producing the protein MRNQKRNSFKLVGRSVLIKGQKVHEPSYSEQKTEFYTQLFEEGMLKNLMPYSLDKKGYALIIPHDKGIQYYAGVISETKIDGYELVEVPEQKYYVTEASSDKSRVLFDQLEDSYFKNGIHESIAYNNGIILEVLLNGNPQNAEVELWIPVK; encoded by the coding sequence ATGAGAAATCAAAAAAGAAATTCATTTAAGTTAGTTGGAAGAAGTGTATTAATTAAAGGACAAAAAGTTCATGAGCCATCTTACTCAGAACAAAAAACAGAATTTTATACTCAATTGTTCGAAGAAGGGATGCTAAAGAATCTTATGCCTTATTCGTTAGATAAAAAAGGTTATGCTCTTATAATTCCTCATGATAAAGGAATTCAATATTATGCAGGAGTGATATCAGAAACGAAAATTGATGGTTATGAATTAGTAGAAGTTCCAGAGCAAAAATATTATGTTACTGAGGCTAGTAGCGACAAATCAAGAGTACTATTTGACCAGCTAGAAGATTCTTATTTTAAAAATGGCATTCATGAGAGTATAGCGTATAATAATGGAATAATTTTGGAAGTTTTATTAAATGGGAATCCTCAAAATGCAGAAGTAGAGCTTTGGATTCCGGTAAAATAA
- a CDS encoding cyclase family protein, producing the protein MKIEVIHTHDNETWELRHLSMGSHTGTHVDAFSHMHEGAENLDEIPLENFCGEAQLVSINQMWPQKIGLFFMEEVGVEEVNRIVASNPKFIGGNITEELERALLGKKIITYTGLVNLESLPKESNFMFYGFPLKIQSGDGSPVRAIAIVED; encoded by the coding sequence GTGAAAATTGAGGTCATACATACGCACGACAATGAAACGTGGGAACTACGACATCTAAGTATGGGGTCACATACAGGAACGCATGTTGATGCATTTTCACATATGCATGAGGGAGCAGAAAATTTAGATGAGATACCTCTTGAAAACTTTTGTGGAGAAGCACAACTCGTTAGTATAAATCAGATGTGGCCTCAGAAAATAGGATTGTTTTTTATGGAAGAAGTGGGCGTAGAAGAAGTAAATAGAATTGTAGCCTCCAATCCAAAATTCATTGGTGGAAATATTACAGAAGAATTGGAACGTGCTTTATTAGGTAAAAAAATCATTACTTATACAGGATTAGTTAATTTAGAAAGTTTGCCGAAAGAAAGCAACTTTATGTTCTATGGATTCCCCCTAAAAATACAATCAGGAGATGGGTCTCCTGTCAGAGCGATTGCGATAGTAGAAGATTAA
- a CDS encoding exodeoxyribonuclease III has product MKLISWNIDSLNAALTSDSARAVLSRGVMDTIINLDPAVIAIQETKLSAKGPTKKHIEILKENFPEYQIVWRSSQEPARKSYAGTMFLYKNHLEPKLHFPEIGAPSTMDSEGRIITLEFDQFYLTQVYTPNSGNELVRLKERQTWDEKYAAYLASLDKEKIVLATGDFNVAHKEIDLAHPDRNRLSAGFTDEERQGFSNLLSLGFTDTFRYLNGDVTGQYSWWNQRVKTSKINNSGWRIDYWLVSDRGADKVVTSEMIDSGVRQDHTPLLLEIALD; this is encoded by the coding sequence TTGAAACTTATTTCATGGAATATTGATTCATTAAATGCGGCATTAACAAGTGATTCTGCAAGAGCAGTATTATCACGAGGGGTAATGGATACAATTATCAATTTGGATCCAGCGGTTATTGCGATTCAAGAAACAAAATTATCTGCTAAAGGTCCGACAAAAAAACATATCGAAATTTTAAAGGAAAATTTTCCTGAATACCAAATAGTATGGAGAAGTTCCCAAGAACCGGCAAGAAAAAGTTATGCAGGTACAATGTTTTTATATAAAAATCATTTAGAACCAAAACTGCATTTTCCTGAAATTGGTGCGCCAAGTACGATGGATTCAGAGGGGCGGATTATTACCCTTGAATTTGATCAATTTTATTTAACACAAGTGTATACACCGAATTCTGGAAATGAATTAGTTCGTTTGAAAGAAAGACAAACTTGGGACGAGAAATATGCTGCATATTTAGCTTCTTTAGACAAAGAAAAAATTGTTTTAGCAACGGGCGATTTTAATGTGGCACATAAAGAAATTGATTTAGCTCATCCGGATAGAAATCGTCTTTCAGCTGGTTTCACAGATGAAGAACGCCAAGGTTTCTCAAACCTGTTGTCATTAGGCTTCACAGATACATTTCGTTATTTGAATGGAGATGTAACTGGTCAGTACAGTTGGTGGAATCAGCGAGTAAAAACAAGTAAAATCAACAATTCTGGTTGGAGAATCGACTATTGGTTAGTCAGTGATCGTGGAGCAGATAAAGTAGTTACTTCTGAAATGATTGATTCAGGAGTACGACAAGATCACACACCACTATTACTCGAAATTGCTTTAGACTGA
- a CDS encoding M20/M25/M40 family metallo-hydrolase produces MINKERAINKFLELVQIDSVSYHERGVADYLINYFSELGYEVLEDKLSNEKVPLSNAGNVIVKIPGKGALANQETLILEAHMDTVEPGNGIKPSITEDGKYVVSDGTTILGADDKAGIAQILEVEAVLRENDLSHPPLEFLFTICEEVGILGAFAVDTELLAGKVAFVLDGKGGPGTAIIGGPDYYDVSGKIIGKAAHAGIAPDSGISSIQVMAEAISNMNLLKIDENTTTNIGKVICDYPTNVVPEITTFAMEIRSLDHESGKKQLNHVIETLQKAADKFDAKLEYDVDQSLYAYHHEDDNPVIKRFKEMCKRHNLNYQGLVMRGGTDVSGLTFNGIDAIVLAAGGANGHELQERLIIDEFLENTQQVIWLVTE; encoded by the coding sequence ATGATTAATAAAGAAAGAGCAATCAATAAATTTTTAGAACTTGTTCAAATTGATAGTGTTAGCTACCATGAACGTGGTGTGGCTGATTATTTGATTAACTATTTTAGTGAATTAGGTTATGAAGTTCTTGAAGATAAACTATCAAATGAAAAAGTTCCCTTATCAAATGCAGGAAATGTGATTGTTAAAATACCTGGGAAGGGTGCTTTAGCCAATCAAGAAACATTGATTCTTGAAGCTCATATGGATACCGTGGAACCTGGAAATGGGATAAAACCTTCTATTACAGAAGACGGGAAATATGTTGTTTCTGATGGTACGACTATTCTTGGTGCAGATGACAAGGCGGGGATTGCTCAAATACTAGAAGTTGAAGCAGTTTTGCGTGAGAATGACTTGTCACATCCTCCCTTAGAGTTTTTATTTACCATCTGTGAAGAAGTAGGTATTTTGGGTGCTTTTGCAGTTGATACAGAATTATTAGCAGGAAAAGTTGCGTTTGTTTTAGATGGAAAAGGCGGACCAGGAACAGCTATTATTGGTGGACCAGATTATTATGATGTTTCTGGAAAAATTATTGGTAAAGCCGCTCATGCTGGGATAGCGCCGGATTCAGGTATTTCATCTATCCAAGTGATGGCAGAGGCAATTTCAAATATGAATCTTTTGAAGATTGATGAAAATACAACAACAAATATCGGAAAAGTAATTTGTGACTATCCAACAAATGTTGTTCCTGAGATTACAACATTTGCCATGGAAATACGAAGTCTTGATCATGAGAGTGGTAAAAAACAGTTAAATCACGTTATTGAAACGCTTCAAAAAGCAGCAGATAAATTTGACGCGAAGTTAGAATATGACGTCGATCAAAGCTTATATGCATATCATCATGAAGACGATAATCCGGTAATTAAACGTTTTAAAGAAATGTGCAAACGGCATAATCTTAACTATCAAGGACTAGTAATGCGTGGAGGTACAGATGTTAGCGGTCTGACTTTTAATGGTATTGATGCCATTGTCCTAGCAGCAGGTGGAGCAAATGGACACGAGCTACAAGAACGCTTAATTATTGATGAGTTCTTAGAAAATACCCAACAAGTCATTTGGCTTGTTACGGAATAA
- a CDS encoding Y-family DNA polymerase, whose product MKFGKNPEFNYAKEPSRDILCIDCKSFYSSVECVERGLNPIKAKLVVMSYPSDSLTERGSGLILASSPKAKEAYGITNVSRARDLPFPYPDDLVIAPPRMALYMRKNMEINNIYKKYADEANHHVYSVDESFIDVTDGLKMYDVSSAYELARLIQLDVHEQMGLYTAIGIGDNPLLAKLALDNESKHNSDMKAEWRYASVPKTVWKIASLEEMWGIGRRTAMKLRKMGIKTVDDLAHSNYYQLKEKMGILGTQLYAHSWGIDRSFLGQTYQPKSKSIGNSQVLPRDYTQKKQLEVVIKEMADQLGTRLRREGAKAQLVSLWVGFSLGYTDWTGKGGFHQQVRIPATNTTKELVTCLLTIFEKYYKNQDVRNISVNCSDLIYTTSLQLNLFEEPEQQERQIKTDLVVDTIRHKFGFGSIVHAHSLLEGGRAIARSNLVGGHAGGLAGIEGVNTHDSQSKTNEKGIS is encoded by the coding sequence ATGAAATTTGGAAAGAATCCTGAATTTAATTATGCTAAAGAACCTTCGAGAGATATTTTGTGTATTGATTGTAAATCTTTTTATAGTTCGGTGGAATGTGTAGAACGTGGTCTAAATCCGATTAAAGCGAAGTTAGTTGTAATGAGTTATCCGAGTGATAGTTTAACAGAAAGAGGCAGTGGGTTAATATTAGCTAGTAGTCCAAAAGCTAAAGAAGCTTATGGTATTACGAACGTTTCAAGAGCTAGAGATTTGCCTTTTCCTTATCCAGATGATCTTGTAATTGCACCCCCAAGAATGGCTTTATACATGCGCAAAAATATGGAGATTAATAATATCTATAAAAAATATGCAGACGAAGCAAACCATCATGTATACAGTGTGGATGAATCATTTATTGATGTTACTGATGGGTTAAAAATGTACGATGTATCGAGTGCTTATGAACTGGCACGATTGATTCAATTGGATGTTCATGAACAGATGGGATTGTACACAGCGATTGGTATTGGCGATAACCCTTTATTAGCTAAACTTGCGCTAGATAATGAAAGCAAACACAACAGCGATATGAAAGCTGAATGGCGTTATGCATCAGTGCCTAAAACTGTTTGGAAAATTGCATCTTTAGAAGAGATGTGGGGGATTGGTAGACGAACAGCTATGAAGTTACGAAAAATGGGGATTAAAACAGTAGATGATTTGGCACATAGTAATTATTATCAATTAAAAGAAAAAATGGGAATTTTAGGAACGCAACTGTACGCTCATAGTTGGGGAATTGATCGGAGTTTTTTAGGTCAAACGTATCAGCCAAAAAGTAAGTCTATCGGAAACTCGCAAGTGCTTCCACGAGATTACACACAAAAAAAACAGCTTGAAGTAGTTATCAAAGAAATGGCTGACCAATTAGGAACTCGTTTACGTCGAGAAGGGGCAAAAGCACAACTTGTTTCTTTATGGGTTGGTTTCAGTTTAGGCTACACAGATTGGACGGGTAAAGGTGGCTTTCATCAGCAAGTTCGTATACCTGCGACAAATACAACAAAAGAGTTAGTAACTTGTCTATTAACCATTTTTGAGAAATATTATAAAAATCAAGATGTTCGCAATATAAGTGTGAATTGCAGTGATTTAATCTATACAACTTCTTTGCAACTCAACTTATTTGAAGAACCAGAACAACAAGAACGTCAAATAAAAACTGATTTAGTCGTAGATACGATTCGTCATAAATTTGGATTTGGTTCTATCGTTCATGCGCATTCATTATTAGAAGGAGGTCGTGCTATTGCACGTTCTAATCTGGTTGGGGGACACGCAGGAGGTTTGGCAGGTATTGAAGGAGTGAATACACATGATAGTCAATCAAAAACGAACGAAAAAGGAATTTCATGA